The DNA sequence GGCAAACGAAAACGCGATGTCGCTGGCCTGCCTGCTGCACCCGACCCCGGCGCTGAGCGGCTTCCCGCATCAGGCGGCGAAACGCCTGATTAGCGAACTGGAGTCGTTCGACCGCCAGCTGTTTGGCGGGATTGTCGGCTGGTGCGACGACGAAGGCAACGGCGAATGGGTGGTCACCATCCGCTGCGCGCGCCTGCACCAGCGCACCCTGCGGCTATTTGCCGGCGCAGGTATCGTTCCTGCCTCTTCACCGCTGGGCGAGTGGCGCGAAACCGGCGTCAAACTGACCACCATGCTGAACGTTTTCGGCTTGCAATAAGGGATGATCATGATCGAATTTACCCGCTGGCCGGAAGATTTTGCGACCCGCTACCGGCAAAAAGGTTACTGGCAGGATCTGCCGCTAACCAATCTGATTACCCGTCATGCGGAGAACGACGCGCCCGCCATTATCGACGGCGATAAAAGCTACAGCTACCGCGAATTCAACCGCCTGGTCGATAATCTTGGCGCTTCGTTACAGCGTCAGGGGCTGAAGCGCGGCGAAACGGCGCTGGTGCAGCTGGGCAACGTTGCGGAATTTTATATTACTTTTTTCGCCCTGCTGCGTATCGGCGTTGCGCCGGTCAATGCGCTGTTCAGCCATCAACGTAGCGAGCTGAACGCCTACGCCGCGCAGATTGAACCCGCTTTGCTGATTGCCGACCGCGAACACGCGCTGTTTGCCGATGATGCTTTTCTCAACGCTTTTGTTGAGCAGCATTCGTCGGTTCGCGTGACGCTGCTGCTGAACGACTGCGGCGAGCAAAGCCTGGCGGCAGCCATCGATCGGCCTGGCGATGATTTCGTTGCCAACCCGACGCCTGCCGACGAGGTGGCGTTTTTCCAGCTTTCCGGCGGCAGTACCGGCACGCCGAAGCTGATTCCGCGCACTCATAACGATTATGACTACAGCATTCGCCGCAGCAATGAGCTGTGCGGCGTGAGTGCCGAAACGCGCTATCTGAACGCGCTTCCCGCCGCCCATAACTACGCGATGAGTTCGCCGGGTTCATTAGGCGTGTTCCTCGCCGGTGGCGTGGTGGTGCTGGCGCACGATCCGAGCGCGACGCTGTGTTTCCCGCTGATCGAAAAGCACCAGATTAACCTGACCTCGCTGGTCCCGCCTGCGGTCAGCCTCTGGCTACAGGAGATCCACGACGTCGGTAGCAATGCTCAGCTGCAATCATTGCGGCTGCTGCAGGTGGGCGGCGCACGCCTTTCCGCCACCCTCGCCGCGCGTATTCCGACGGAAATCGGCTGCCAGCTGCAGCAGGTCTTCGGCATGGCGGAGGGGCTGGTGAACTATACCCGCCTCGACGACAGCCCGGAGCGCATTATCAATACCCAGGGCTGCCCGATGTGCCCGGATGATGAAGTGTGGGTGGCCGATGCCGACGGAAATCCGCTGCCGCGCGGCGAAGTCGGACGGCTGATGACCCGTGGCCCATACACCTTCCGCGGCTATTACAAGAGCCCGCAGCATAACGCCGAAGCCTTTGATGCCAACGGTTTCTACTGCTCGGGCGATCTGATCTCGATTGATGAAGACGGCTATATCACCGTCCAGGGGCGGGAAAAAGATCAGATCAACCGCGGCGGAGAGAAGATCGCGGCGGAAGAGATCGAAAACCTGCTGCTGCGCCATCCGGCGGCGATCCACGTCGCGCTGGTCAGCATGGAAGATAGCCTGCTCGGTGAAAAAAGCTGTGCGTATCTGGTAGTGAAAGAGCCCCTGCGCGCGGTCGCGGTACGCCGTTTTCTGCGGGAACAGGGGGTCGCAGAATTTAAACTGCCGGACCGGGTGGAGTGCGTTGACACGCTGCCGCTGACGCCGGTGGGCAAAGTCGATAAAAAACAATTACGTCAGTGGCTGGCTGAACGCAAGCTGGGCTGAAAGAGAGGACAGAATGGCAATCCCAAAATTACAGGCTTACGCGCTGCCGGAAGCCAGCGATATCCCGGCGAACAAAGTGAACTGGGCCTTTGAGCCGTCCCGCGCCGCGCTGTTAATCCACGATATGCAGGAGTATTTCCTCAACTTCTGGGGCGAAAACAGCGCGATGATGGAGAAAGTGGTGGCCAACATCGCTGCCCTGCGCGAGTTCTGCAAGCAAAATAACATCCCGGTCTTTTATACCGCCCAACCCAAAGAGCAGAGCGATGCAGACCGTGCGCTGCTGAACGATATGTGGGGGCCGGGTTTAACCCGCTCTCCGGAACAGCAGCAGGTCATTGCCGCTCTGGCGCCGGACGACAATGACACCGTGCTGGTGAAGTGGCGCTACAGCGCGTTTCATCGTTCTCCGCTGGAAGAGATGCTGAAGGAGACGGGGCGCGATCAGCTGATCATCACCGGCGTGTACGCCCATATCGGCTGCATGACCACCGCGACCGACGCGTTTATGCGCGATATTAAGCCGTTCTTTGTTGCCGATGCGCTGGCCGATTTCAGCCGGGAAGAGCATCTGATGGCGCTCAACTACGTGGCGGGTCGCTCCGGTCGCGTGGTGATGACCGAAGAACTGCTGCCGCTGCCGGCATCGAAGGCGGCGCTGCGCGCGCTGGTGCTGCCGCTGCTGGATGAATCCGACGAGCCAATGGATGACGAAAACCTGATCGACTACGGTCTGGATTCGGTGCGCATGATGGCGCTGGCCGCCCGCTGGCGGAAAGTTCACGGCGATATCGACTTTGTGGTGCTGGCGAAAAACCCCACCATCGATGCCTGGTGGGCGCTGCTTTCCCGCGAGGTGAAATAATGGCTGGATTAGATTTTCACGGCCAGACCGTGTGGGTGACCGGAGCGGGTAAGGGCATCGGCTATGCCACCGCGATGGCGTTCGTTGAGGCCGGGGCAAAGGTGACCGGTTTTGATCTGGCTTTTGATGGCGAAAGCTATCCGTTTGCCACCGAGACGCTGGACGTCGCCGACGCGCAGCAGGTGGCGCAGGTATGCGGTCGCCTGCTGGATAACATCGATCGACTGGATGTGCTGGTCAATGCCGCCGGAATTTTGCGCATGGGGGCGACCGATACGCTGAGCCAGGAAGACTGGCAGCAGAGCTTCGCCGTCAACGTCGGCGGGGCGTTTAATTTGTTTCAGCAGACGATGGCGCAGTTCCGTCGCCAGAAGGGCGGGGCGATAGTGACCGTGGCGTCCGATGCAGCCCATACTCCGCGTATCGGCATGAGCGCCTACGGCGCGTCGAAGGCGGCGCTAAAGAGCCTGGCGCTGACCGTTGGCCTGGAGCTGGCGGGCAGCGGCGTACGCTGTAATCTGGTTTCTCCCGGTTCTACCGATACCGATATGCAGCGCACGCTATGGATCAGCGATGATGCTGAGCAGCAGCGCATTCGCGGCTTCGGCGAGCAGTTTAAGCTGGGTATTCCGCTGGGCAAAATCGCCCGGCCGCAGGAGATTGCCAGTACCATTCTGTTCCTCGCTTCCGCCCACGCCAGCCATATCACGCTGCAGGATATTGTGGTGGACGGCGGCTCAACGCTGGGGGCATAGATGGCCTGGAAACGTCTGCTGACGATCGATGAGCTTAACGCGACCAGCGCAAATACGATGGTGGCGCATCTGGGGATTGTCTATACCCGGCTGGAGGAGGGCGTACTGGAGGCGGAAATGCCGGTCGATACGCGAACCCATCAGCCGTTCGGGCTGCTGCACGGCGGGGCATCCGCGGCGCTGGCGGAAACCCTCGGCTCCATGGCCGGATGGTTGATGACCGAAGAGGGGCAGTGCGTGGTGGGAACCGAACTTAACGCCACCCATCACCGGGCGGTTTCCAGCGGTAAAGTGCGCGGCGAGTGCCGCCCGCTGCACCTGGGACGCCAGGGCCAGAGCTGGGAGATTGCGATATTCGACGAACGCGGACGACGCTGCTGCACCTGCCGTCTGGGTACGGCGGTCCTCGGCTGAGGAAACCTGATCCCGGCTTGCGGCGTGAACGCCTTAGCCGGGCTACGGGATTCTAGCCGTCTGCGGGCAGGTAGCTCGGGCAAGGCATCCCCAGCGGTCTGCGGTCCTGTAGCCCGGCAAGGCGCAACGCGCCGCCCCCGGGAGAAGCGCGCAGGGTGTTGCAGAATTTTCCCGGAGGCGATGCTGCGCATCTGTCCGGGCTACGTGTCCCCGGCGGTCTGCGGTGTGGTAGCCCGGGCAAGGCGCAACGCGCCGCCCCCGGGAGAAGCGCGCAGGGTGTTGCAGAATTTTCCCGGAGGCGATGCTGCACATCTGTCCGGGCTACGCGTCCCCGGCGGTCTGCGGACAGGTAGCCCGCCCCCGGGAAACAATCTGCGATGTCATTTCAGATTATCCTCCCCCATTTTCATCCATTTCCCACCAGAAGTGATCTCGCTTGCAATGTGAGATAAATCCTTACCGCAAGACGACATCTGCACCGTTTCTGAGTTGTTAAAATCTACATTGTGTTCTAGAAACAAACTGTAACATCCGGATTACCCTACCAGCGGAACACAATGATGAATAATTCAGGGAAATACCTCATCTGGACAATACTCTCCGTTATCGGAGCCTTTGCCCTCGGCTATATCGCGCTCAACCGTGGTGAACAGATTAATGCGCTATGGATTGTCGTCGCGGCAGTCTGCGTCTATCTGATCGCCTATCGCTTCTACGGCCTGTATATCGCTAAAAACGTGCTGGCGGTCGACCCGACGCGCATGACCCCGGCGGTGCGTCACAACGACGGTCTCGACTACGTCCCGACCGACAAAAAAGTGCTGTTCGGTCACCATTTTGCGGCCATAGCCGGAGCAGGGCCGCTGGTTGGCCCGGTGCTGGCGGCGCAGATGGGCTATCTGCCGGGGATGATCTGGATCCTCGCCGGCGTGGTGCTGGCCGGGGCGGTGCAGGACTTTATGGTGCTGTTCGTCTCCACCCGCCGCGATGGACGTTCGCTCGGCGAGCTGGTCAAAGAGGAGATGGGGCCAACCGCCGGAGTGCTGGCGCTGGTGGCCTGCTTTATGATCATGGTGATCATCCTTGCGGTACTGGCGATGATCGTGGTGAAAGCGCTGACCCACAGTCCGTGGGGGACCTACACCGTGGCGTTCACCATTCCGCTGGCGATTTTTATGGGGATCTATATTCGCTACCTGCGCCCCGGGCGCATTGGCGAAGTATCGGTCATTGGTCTGGTGATGCTGGTATTCGCCATCATTTCCGGCGGCTGGGTGGCGGAAAGCCCGACCTGGGCACCGTGGTTTGACTATACCGGCGTGCAGCTCACGTGGATTCTGGTAGGTTACGGCTTTATCGCCGCCGTGCTGCCGGTGTGGCTGCTGCTGGCACCTCGCGACTACCTCTCCACCTTCCTGAAAATCGGCACTATCGTCGGCCTGGCGATCGGGATCCTGATTATGCGCCCGACGCTGACGATGCCGGCGCTGACCAAGTTTATCGACGGCACCGGGCCGGTGTGGAGCGGCAACCTGTTCCCGTTTCTGTTTATCACCATCGCCTGCGGCGCGGTTTCTGGCTTCCATGCGCTTATCTCTTCAGGCACTACGCCGAAAATGTTGGCCAACGAAGGACAAGCCTGTTTTATCGGCTACGGCGGTATGCTGATGGAGTCCTTCGTGGCGATCATGGCGCTGGTGGCGGCCTGCATTATCGATCCGGGCGTTTATTTCGCCATGAACAGCCCGATGGCGGTTCTGGCTCCGGCGGGCGTGACCGATGTGGTGGCGTCGGCGGCGCAGGTGGTGAGCAGCTGGGGCTTTACCGTGACCCCGGATACGCTCAATCAGATTGCTAACGAAGTGGGCGAGCAGTCGATTATCTCCCGCGCGGGCGGCGCCCCGACGCTGGCGGTGGGTATGGCCTACATTCTGCACGGCTCGCTGGGCGGCCTGATGGACGTCTCCTTCTGGTACCACTTCGCGATTCTGTTTGAGGCGCTGTTCATCCTGACCGCGGTGGATGCGGGGACGCGCGCGGCGCGCTTTATGCTCCAGGACCTGCTGGGGGTCATCAGTCCGGGGTTGAAGCAAACCAGTTCTCTGCCTGCCAACCTGCTGGCGACGGCGCTGTGCGTACTGGCGTGGGGCTATTTCCTGCATCAGGGCGTGGTTGACCCGCTTGGCGGTATCAACACGCTGTGGCCGCTGTTTGGTATTGCTAACCAGATGCTGGCAGGAATGGCGCTGATGCTCTGTGCAGTGGTATTGTTTAAGATGAAGCGCCAGCGCTATGCGTGGGTGGCGCTGCTGCCGACCTCCTGGCTGCTGGTATGTACCTTAACCGCGGGCTGGCAGAAGTCGTTCAGCACCGATACGAAAGTTGGGTTCCTGGCGATTGCCAATAAGTTCCAGGCGATGATCGACAGCGGCAATATTCCGCCGCAGTATACCGAGTCGCAGCTGGCGCAGCTGGTGTTTAACAACCGTCTGGATGCCGGTCTGACCATCTTCTTTATGGTCGTGGTCGTGGTGCTGGCGCTGTTCTCAATTAAAACCGCGCTGGCGGCGCTGAAAGAAGACAAGCCAACGGCGAAAGAAACCCCTTACCAGGAGATGCCTGCTGATGCAGACAGCCTGGTAACCCAGGCCAAACGCGCCCACTAGGGCGTAACGATATCGCCCCCCTTATGAGAAGGGGGGCGATGATGAGAGCTAAAAATGTTTGATTCCCTTTCGAAAGCAGGAAAATATTTAGGTCAGGCGGCGAAAATGATGATCGGCGTGCCGGATTACGACAACTATGTCGAGCACATTCGCGCCACGCATCCCGAGCAAACGCCGATGACCTACGAAGAGTTTTTTCGCGAGCGCCAGGACGCGCGCTACGGCGGCAAAGGCGGCGCGAAGTGCTGTTAGCCCTCTTTCGGCAGATACAGGCTGATTTGCTCCTGCGTACAGCCGTAAATTGCCGCTAGCTTTTCGCGGGTGCGCTTTTGCGGACGGGAGTCGACGGCCTCCAGCTGGGAAACCGCAGACTGGCTAATGCCGAGCTTATCGGCAACCTCCTGCTGCGACAGGCCGCGCAGAATGCGCCAGGCGGCCTGCAGGCTGACTTTCTCACGATGCATGATGTCGCAAACGCCATCTGGTAATGGAACGCTGTCATATTCATCGGATTCGTAGGGGATGTCTTCCCACACATCCTCTTGCTCATCATCGTATTCCGCCATTTTCAGGCGCATCTGGAAGTATTCGTTATAAGGGATAACCACATACTGTGGGTTGCCCTCGTCATCCTTAATTAGTTGCACTGCCATAGGGCGTTGCCTCCTCGTGAAGACGGGTTGTTGAGGTTCTGCGTTTTATTGCTACGACATAACAGCTTCCAGATATCCCCTCAAACTGAGTGAAGATGATTCGATAATCACCTACACGCAATCGATAATGATCTTTGGACGCCGGCTGCTTGAGTTTCTTAATGTCCGGAGCCGGTGCATTTTTATCATCCATGGCTCGTGGCTTTTCTTTGATTCTCTACTGATAGCGGGAATCAATTGCGGCGAGCTGCTTTTCTGCACTTTTTGACCAAAAAACGATCACCCTGACCTCCACTTTAAGCCAAAGCTCTTTATAAGTAAATAATAAGATTATAAGTAAATTTTAATTTTCTTATAGAGGACCATAGCGTTGATTTAAGGCAGCATAAAGACGGAAAAATCAGCTTTGCGAGGCGGCTCGAAAGCGCCTCCGCCGTGCGGCAGAGGCGAACAGAACGGGGGAGTTATACGGCGAAACGTTCGACTTTTTCAAACGCCGCGCGCAGGGTTTCGGCGTTGATCGCAACCGGCAGGAAATGGATGGATTCTACCGGGCGCAGGGTATGAGTGATGACGCGATCCAGCTGTTCACGGTTGTTGATATCCACCTCCAGCGCCGCCAGCGTGGTTGGCAGATTAAAGCGCTGATACGCCCGCACCAGCTGTGCCAGCACGTCATCCTGGCCGAGCAGGGCGCTCTGCACCAGAATACCGTAGGCGACTTTGGTTCCGTGCAGATATTTTTCGGTCTGCGGTAGCACCGTCAGCCCGTTATGCACCGCATGGGCGGCGGCAACGCGGGTATAGCGCTCGCCTAATCCGCCCACCATACCGCCGCCAGCGATAATCGCATCCACCACGTCACGGAAAGCCTGGGTTAGCTCCCCACGCTGCTGGTTGGCCAGCGCGGTTTCGCTGCTTTCCAGCAGCACATCGCGAATGGCCAGCGCGCCGTTGATGCCAAGACGCACGGTGAGCGGCAGCGTCTCCGGATGTGGGGCCAGCACCACCGCTTCATACCATTTCGCCAGGGTATCGCCGATCCCCGCCAGCAGATATTCCGCCGGGGCGTTCAGAATAATGTGCGGCTCCACCAGCACCAGGAAG is a window from the Klebsiella oxytoca genome containing:
- the entE gene encoding (2,3-dihydroxybenzoyl)adenylate synthase EntE, with protein sequence MIEFTRWPEDFATRYRQKGYWQDLPLTNLITRHAENDAPAIIDGDKSYSYREFNRLVDNLGASLQRQGLKRGETALVQLGNVAEFYITFFALLRIGVAPVNALFSHQRSELNAYAAQIEPALLIADREHALFADDAFLNAFVEQHSSVRVTLLLNDCGEQSLAAAIDRPGDDFVANPTPADEVAFFQLSGGSTGTPKLIPRTHNDYDYSIRRSNELCGVSAETRYLNALPAAHNYAMSSPGSLGVFLAGGVVVLAHDPSATLCFPLIEKHQINLTSLVPPAVSLWLQEIHDVGSNAQLQSLRLLQVGGARLSATLAARIPTEIGCQLQQVFGMAEGLVNYTRLDDSPERIINTQGCPMCPDDEVWVADADGNPLPRGEVGRLMTRGPYTFRGYYKSPQHNAEAFDANGFYCSGDLISIDEDGYITVQGREKDQINRGGEKIAAEEIENLLLRHPAAIHVALVSMEDSLLGEKSCAYLVVKEPLRAVAVRRFLREQGVAEFKLPDRVECVDTLPLTPVGKVDKKQLRQWLAERKLG
- the entB gene encoding enterobactin biosynthesis bifunctional isochorismatase/aryl carrier protein EntB: MAIPKLQAYALPEASDIPANKVNWAFEPSRAALLIHDMQEYFLNFWGENSAMMEKVVANIAALREFCKQNNIPVFYTAQPKEQSDADRALLNDMWGPGLTRSPEQQQVIAALAPDDNDTVLVKWRYSAFHRSPLEEMLKETGRDQLIITGVYAHIGCMTTATDAFMRDIKPFFVADALADFSREEHLMALNYVAGRSGRVVMTEELLPLPASKAALRALVLPLLDESDEPMDDENLIDYGLDSVRMMALAARWRKVHGDIDFVVLAKNPTIDAWWALLSREVK
- the entA gene encoding 2,3-dihydro-2,3-dihydroxybenzoate dehydrogenase EntA, whose translation is MAGLDFHGQTVWVTGAGKGIGYATAMAFVEAGAKVTGFDLAFDGESYPFATETLDVADAQQVAQVCGRLLDNIDRLDVLVNAAGILRMGATDTLSQEDWQQSFAVNVGGAFNLFQQTMAQFRRQKGGAIVTVASDAAHTPRIGMSAYGASKAALKSLALTVGLELAGSGVRCNLVSPGSTDTDMQRTLWISDDAEQQRIRGFGEQFKLGIPLGKIARPQEIASTILFLASAHASHITLQDIVVDGGSTLGA
- the entH gene encoding proofreading thioesterase EntH; translated protein: MAWKRLLTIDELNATSANTMVAHLGIVYTRLEEGVLEAEMPVDTRTHQPFGLLHGGASAALAETLGSMAGWLMTEEGQCVVGTELNATHHRAVSSGKVRGECRPLHLGRQGQSWEIAIFDERGRRCCTCRLGTAVLG
- the cstA gene encoding pyruvate/proton symporter CstA, which produces MNNSGKYLIWTILSVIGAFALGYIALNRGEQINALWIVVAAVCVYLIAYRFYGLYIAKNVLAVDPTRMTPAVRHNDGLDYVPTDKKVLFGHHFAAIAGAGPLVGPVLAAQMGYLPGMIWILAGVVLAGAVQDFMVLFVSTRRDGRSLGELVKEEMGPTAGVLALVACFMIMVIILAVLAMIVVKALTHSPWGTYTVAFTIPLAIFMGIYIRYLRPGRIGEVSVIGLVMLVFAIISGGWVAESPTWAPWFDYTGVQLTWILVGYGFIAAVLPVWLLLAPRDYLSTFLKIGTIVGLAIGILIMRPTLTMPALTKFIDGTGPVWSGNLFPFLFITIACGAVSGFHALISSGTTPKMLANEGQACFIGYGGMLMESFVAIMALVAACIIDPGVYFAMNSPMAVLAPAGVTDVVASAAQVVSSWGFTVTPDTLNQIANEVGEQSIISRAGGAPTLAVGMAYILHGSLGGLMDVSFWYHFAILFEALFILTAVDAGTRAARFMLQDLLGVISPGLKQTSSLPANLLATALCVLAWGYFLHQGVVDPLGGINTLWPLFGIANQMLAGMALMLCAVVLFKMKRQRYAWVALLPTSWLLVCTLTAGWQKSFSTDTKVGFLAIANKFQAMIDSGNIPPQYTESQLAQLVFNNRLDAGLTIFFMVVVVVLALFSIKTALAALKEDKPTAKETPYQEMPADADSLVTQAKRAH
- a CDS encoding YbdD/YjiX family protein, with the protein product MFDSLSKAGKYLGQAAKMMIGVPDYDNYVEHIRATHPEQTPMTYEEFFRERQDARYGGKGGAKCC
- a CDS encoding helix-turn-helix domain-containing protein, translating into MAVQLIKDDEGNPQYVVIPYNEYFQMRLKMAEYDDEQEDVWEDIPYESDEYDSVPLPDGVCDIMHREKVSLQAAWRILRGLSQQEVADKLGISQSAVSQLEAVDSRPQKRTREKLAAIYGCTQEQISLYLPKEG
- a CDS encoding oxidoreductase, which translates into the protein MSHSDIRVVPGPANYYSHPGSLARLHDFYSEEQLSRAVWIYGERAIAGAEAFLPEAFNAPGAKKILFKGHCSENDVSELARASGDDRAVVIGVGGGALLDTAKALARRLGLPVVAIPTIAATCAAWTPLSVWYNDAGQALQFEIFDDANFLVLVEPHIILNAPAEYLLAGIGDTLAKWYEAVVLAPHPETLPLTVRLGINGALAIRDVLLESSETALANQQRGELTQAFRDVVDAIIAGGGMVGGLGERYTRVAAAHAVHNGLTVLPQTEKYLHGTKVAYGILVQSALLGQDDVLAQLVRAYQRFNLPTTLAALEVDINNREQLDRVITHTLRPVESIHFLPVAINAETLRAAFEKVERFAV